The genomic window AGTGTCGCATCCAGTTATGCGACCCGTACAAGCTCCGGCGTCACCACCAAGGCCACCTAACTTAGAGGTGTTGATAGAGGCCGCGGAAGCAAGGAATGACCCTAACATGCTTCAGGTATGCCGTGGTGTTAGGGATGAGGTGGAGAGGTCACTTCGCGAAGGTGAGGCGGTGGAAGGAACTCCTGTTCATGGTACTTTGCGGAGGATTTTGAATTTGCTTAACCCTGTTTTGACGTGTCGGCGACTTAAGCGGGGTAGAGGGAGACGGTACAACACTCGAGAGTAGGCTTAGCTAATATTGTAACTCAGTTGTTGTTTaatgtaatattattatttgaatttgtcgAATTTGGATGTAGTCTGATTCAAACAATTTGGTGTATTTGACTACGTTTAATTACCCGTTACCTTTTTTAAATTTCCGTTAACGTGATGTGTCTAATACTCAGCTATGTTATGATAGTTTATGATGTTACATAAACGTgcaagacccaaaaaaaaaaaaagataattatgCAATTCATTTCGGTATCCAGTTACCGATATCTGGGTATATTTCGGTATATGGTAACCGAATATACATTTCGGTAGATGTATGCCGAATAAACCTGATTCCAGTGAACCGAAGAAAATTTCGGTATCCAGATACCGATATATGGTAAAATTTCGGTACCTGATAACCGAATATACATTTCGGTAAATTTATGCCGATTAGATCATATTCCAGTGAACGAAACAAAATTTCGGTATCCACGTACCGATATCTGGGTAAATTTCGGTACCTTGTAACCGAAATAACTTTCGGTATATTTATGCCGAATACGTCCTGTCCAGTGAACCAATGAAAATTCCGGGGACTaattaccgaaatctgggtgATATTCGGTACACAAACGCCGAAAACGCTATAGTTCGGTTCGCATGTAccgaaattaactaatatattaGGAAAAACTTTAAACGTTCACCATTTGCGCCAAAACGGTTTGCAACAGAGGCTAGGGCGATTTTGGAGGTTTCAATCGCAAATTTAAGGTTTCACCAGTAGAACGACAATTTCTCTCTTCTAAACATTCAATTTCTCCCTGATAATCACCAAGCTCATCTCTACAAGTAAGTTTTCAAACTcaactctctcattttcttgcttttttttttatttttttattttgatttgttaatgCTCGTGATTATTGTTTTGATTCCACTAAATTTGGGgttgtattttaatttaggGTATATGATTGGACTTGTATAGGGTAATTTATTTTAGGGCATATGAATTGGATTTGTATTCTTGTTTATGTGCACcaagtgtttgacaaaatgcTTGTATGAGTATTGatttatgtataaaaattgtttgaatgaGTAACCGATGAATATTGATTTCGTAGATACTTATGGTGACTGTTTTCTTGTAGGAATCATGACGGACGACAAAGTTGGCCGAACAAGACGTGGCGGTGCAAGCAAAGCACATAGCTCTGCACGTAGACAGGCTGCGGTCAATGTAGATAAAATTCCAAGTCGAGCTAAAGGGAAAGCAGTTTCAACCACGATGGATGAGCCTCGACCGGAGGATGCAGAATCGCAAGATGAGAATGAAGACGTGGAAGAAAATATTTCTGAAGAAGGGGAAGAGGAAGGGGAGGAAGGGGAGGAAGGAGTGGATGAGGAAGCGGAGGAAGCGGATGAAGAGGGGGATGATGATGGGGAAGAAGAAGTTGATGAGGAAGCGGAAGAGGAAATGGAGGAGGAAGAGGAGGCTGAACAACCACCACCAGAACCTAAAAAACCACGGAAAAAGGTTACGCGAGTAACACAAGGAAGGAACCCACCACGAGTAAAACCACCACCAGTTACATGTTATGATGGTGGTCCGTCTGACTTGTCTTTGTTGCCGGGATTTGGAAAACATGTTGCTGTACCGTTGTGGAAAGGAGAGGTAAGTTACGATTCATATAACACTATTTATTTTCGATGTCGATTGTTATGAAGTGTAATGAAGTGTAATGTTTTGCAGCTCCAATCCCGGTATTTGAGGGTAATGAACAACgggaaaaaaatcaacaatttcaAGATATGTCCGAAAGAGTACTCGTGGTTTTGGAATGTCGTTAATGCGTCCGGACTCGAAACTCTGCGGCGGACAAATTACAATCACACCGATTGGGGTCTGTTGACGGCATTTGCAGAGCGATGGCATCCTGAGACCGGAACTTTCCATCTTCCTATTGGTGAGATGACTATAACCTTGGACGACGTGTCCTCATTGCTTCATATTCCGATTACCGGAAAAATGCTCGACCACAACGGAACGTCATGTACAAAGGAAGATGGTGAAGAGATGTGCGTAGAGTATCTGAACTTCCCTATTAGTAAGTGCAAGAAAGAGTTTCAAAAAATGAAAGGAGCACATATAGGGTTTAAGGCGTTGAAGGATTTGTATCTCGATAATTTGAAGGATGCCTTGAAAGCTGAAAGGTTAAAGAAGCCTGCTGAAGATGTGGAATTCCTCAGGGAATGCACCATTAGATGCTATTTGCTCTACTTGATCGGTGCAACCATTTTCACCAACAAAAGTATGCAGTACGTGGACGTCATTTTTCTTACCTACTTGCGAGACCTCAGTTTAGTTAACACGTGGAATTGGGGTGCTTCTGGGCTGGCATATCTGTACAACTACTTGGATGCTGCAAGCCGCCCGAGATGTGGAAATCATGGTGGTTATAACTGTCTATTTCAGGTATACATACAAACTCAAAATGCGTTTTGCCTTTTAACTGAATGTCGGttgttataattaaatattttgctTACCCATATCATGTGTTTTCAATAGGCCTGGATTATGGCGcatttcaaaacttttggtGGACGTTTTGTTGATGAGAGATACACCCACGACAATCCCTATGCGGCAAGATTTTTGCCTTTAAAAGGACCAAAATTTCCAGGGCAGCATAGGTCCGCATTGGATACAATGCGCATGGATGAAGTGGTGTTTTGCCCATATGAGGAGCACCGGCAAACCAGACCCTTTCAAGATATCAGTTGGTACACTGGTTGGATTATGTGTGGAAGTGCTATTATCAATCCACACTTGCCAGAACGTGTCCTCCGACAATTTGGACATGTCCAGTCTATCCCTAGGCACCCTGATGTATCTGCAAAGGCTGGTATGAATCGGTTTACGATTGCTGATGCATTTGCTTCCTACCTGACTGCCAACTATGTGACAGAGGAGATGCGAGGACCAAAAGTTGTGCGTGCATTTGATACCGTACCCGGATACATTCCATGGTTATACCGTGTTTCTCATCCGAAGATATTGCCACCGGTTGAAGCGGATCCACCAACACATGCTAACCTTGATGAGGACAACGTGAGTGGTGAATGCGACGTGTCTGAAGTGACTAAGAAGGTTCGAGCGGATTTGAGGAAAGCGCTCGATGGTCAACTCAATTTGGCCGATGCTTTGGTGGTTATTGAAAAAGCCTACACTGATTTGGAGCCTGTAGATGCATATTTGGTGCGACGGAAGAGGAAAAGAGACTCGGGTGAAGGAacaaagaagaggaagaagaagaagaagacaacaACGGAAGATGCCGGAACAAGCAgcttgtagttttttattttttgttttcgctatgttttatttttttttaaatcctgCCGTGTACAATGGAACAACTTGTCCGTATAATTTCGTTTTGCTTGGGATGTATGAACATGGATTTATATTGAATGCGGTTtccatttaatttgtttttttattggatttggattggaATGTATGAATTTCATTTGAAATACGATTATATCCGAACAGGTGATTTCGCGTGGATATGATCCCACGGGTGATACATAGTTTAAAGTCATTTGTTGGGAAAAGATATATTTCGGTAAAACTTTGCCGAAACATACTAAAACAGTGAGCCAGACAAAAATTCGGGAGGAtattaccgaaatctgggtaaTATTCGGGTTGCAGTTACCGAAATTACTAGTTCGGTAAAGTTGTGCCGAAATTACATATTTCCAGTGACCGAGTCAAAATTCCGGTACCTAAATACCGAAATCTGGGAAAACTTTGGTATGCTTTTACCgaaatagtattaattataaCTTCAAGAAAATGAAACACACTTAGGCAAACTAAAAATCAcaacaaagatgaaaaggaaaaCACACTTAggcaaattaaaaaacaaaacgaTAACAACACGGTCGCATCACTTAGTTTGCCTATTTGGGTCTTCCGGCCCAACAAGACAAGCAAGGATGGCTTCAACTGATCTTGTCAGTGTCGCATCTAGCTCGATAGGTCCCGTGGAGGAGTACTGCTCGAAGATTGAAAACATAGTTTCAACATCATCGTTGTTTTCAACAGCCATACGAGTGAAAGCAACGCGTCCGTCAGAACCAATTGATGGCTTTCGATACAGGAGATTTGATACCGTTCTATTGTCGTTCGGGTTGTTGACGGTGCGATTCAGTTGGTACAGCTGCTGTTTCAGACCTTCGAACGTTTCACCGTCATTGATTCGAAACAAATGCGGTTTTCCATCGCCGAAGTAAACTGCCGCAAGAGTAGATCTCATTCGTTGTGTGAGTGAGACATCCATTTTCccgttattttttttctgtcgAGTGTTGAATTCAACAAAACACGTGAATTTAAAGATGGGTTTGGTGCACATTATGGCGGTAGGTGAGCGTTAATGAGGTGGATTGGTAGTTAGCGGAGTTAGGTGGGCTTAAATGCGGTAGGTGGGTGTTGATTCGTTTGGCGAGCGTTTATAAAATTTAGATGGAGCATAAAAAACGTGCAACATAAAagcattcattaattaaaaggtCACATCAACATAACTGAAAAATAAGC from Trifolium pratense cultivar HEN17-A07 linkage group LG1, ARS_RC_1.1, whole genome shotgun sequence includes these protein-coding regions:
- the LOC123911397 gene encoding uncharacterized protein LOC123911397 translates to MEENLPRGRHGKAINAHASARRELAANHPSKRGRRKGPTPGQGTHDAEAGGSHTRGRTRLGQSLVVQDEFDADQFLNACFDYDDLGSPQVSPQVSPQHSPQDEPQDPPQQPPRQQRRKPVRRKPPKCSRNDDEVGFGGGPTDLSLLTEYDKHMAIPIWYADPNDKEILAVNLRCIASGKKVINIQKPSRRTDRWFWDVVEASGLEPLTRTNFSVLDYGLLWAFVERWHTETSSFHIPLGELAITLDDVQCLLHIPIEGKFLNHGKMSRDEAADMVNSFLGVDRNVVMGHFAKMNGLHLKHSDVEDIYSVNHGLADKAVAEGKSAHEIKLYRDRSIRAFLLFLVCCTIFSNKSSYYVDVVYLQYFQDLSAVREWNWGAAALVHLQHYLDDACLVTVNQMAGYMSLLQGWIISHFPGLSVWAQDPIYSEVMPRNAKFVPGAGHREPSSYRNTKHLPERVLRQFKHVQGIPRKPDLSATPGMSLCEIDRVFMEELDLRMIAEEMRGQAVVSAWDHEPGYMTWFYKVSHPVMRPVQAPASPPRPPNLEVLIEAAEARNDPNMLQVCRGVRDEVERSLREGEAVEGTPVHGIMTDDKVGRTRRGGASKAHSSARRQAAVNVDKIPSRAKGKAVSTTMDEPRPEDAESQDENEDVEENISEEGEEEGEEGEEGVDEEAEEADEEGDDDGEEEVDEEAEEEMEEEEEAEQPPPEPKKPRKKVTRVTQGRNPPRVKPPPVTCYDGGPSDLSLLPGFGKHVAVPLWKGELQSRYLRVMNNGKKINNFKICPKEYSWFWNVVNASGLETLRRTNYNHTDWGLLTAFAERWHPETGTFHLPIGEMTITLDDVSSLLHIPITGKMLDHNGTSCTKEDGEEMCVEYLNFPISKCKKEFQKMKGAHIGFKALKDLYLDNLKDALKAERLKKPAEDVEFLRECTIRCYLLYLIGATIFTNKSMQYVDVIFLTYLRDLSLVNTWNWGASGLAYLYNYLDAASRPRCGNHGGYNCLFQAWIMAHFKTFGGRFVDERYTHDNPYAARFLPLKGPKFPGQHRSALDTMRMDEVVFCPYEEHRQTRPFQDISWYTGWIMCGSAIINPHLPERVLRQFGHVQSIPRHPDVSAKAGMNRFTIADAFASYLTANYVTEEMRGPKVVRAFDTVPGYIPWLYRVSHPKILPPVEADPPTHANLDEDNVSGECDVSEVTKKVRADLRKALDGQLNLADALVVIEKAYTDLEPVDAYLVRRKRKRDSGEGTKKRKKKKKTTTEDAGTSSL
- the LOC123911407 gene encoding uncharacterized protein LOC123911407 produces the protein MDVSLTQRMRSTLAAVYFGDGKPHLFRINDGETFEGLKQQLYQLNRTVNNPNDNRTVSNLLYRKPSIGSDGRVAFTRMAVENNDDVETMFSIFEQYSSTGPIELDATLTRSVEAILACLVGPEDPNRQTK